In the genome of Lentisphaera araneosa HTCC2155, the window ATCAATCGATAAAGATACTGAACATCCTGGCATAATTGAGGTGAATTTTCCAAGGTGCTAATTGAGACGGGAAGATAATAAGTTAAGCGGGTCTCTTGCTCTAAAATCGCATTGAAAAAGCGTACGACTCGCGATTGGACATCTTGGTGCACATGAGTTTTTTCTTCATTAAAACAGGCCTTCAAAACTAAATATTGAACGCCCTGGTCAGCTAGGTAGTTAAAATAAGCTAAGGAATGTTGAACAAACTCATTAAATTGCTCTTCATTTAACTGCGCCAGTGAAGATAAACTTGCTTCCTCTAAAGGGTTGACGATGCCATGTAAGAGATCTTTTCGTGAAAAATTCTCTAATTGCTCTTTATGCTCTTCCCAGAGATCTCCACTGAGTTCAAAAGAGAAAGGCCAGGCATGATCAATCTCATTTTTACTGAACCACTGATCGAGGTCGAGCTGAGGCGTATTTAAACTAAAAACTGCCATTATGCTTGACCATACTTTGACATTAAAACCGAGCAGACCGAATTCACTGCTGTCTCGACACGTAAAATATAAGGACCAATGGCTAAAGGACAGGCTGGAAGTTTTTGTATTTCCTGGAGCTCGCTATCAGAAAAACCACCTTCGGGACCAATCCAGACACCAGCTTCACCTATACTATTTTCGGGAGCACTGAAATCATCACTGGGTACCGCTCCATAAAAATTATTAGCAGGAGCTAGGGCTAAAGCTTCTTTAAAAGTCAGGCCAGAGAGCACTTTAGGTAAATAGGGATTACCGCTCTGCTTGGCTGCAGAAATAAGTTCGGCTTGGACATTCTTTTCTTTTTTGGACTTACTCACTGAATATTGACAGGCCATGAGATAAACACTATGAACGCCAAGCTCTACCGCTTGTTTTAAAATCAAGGCGAGAGTTCCGTTAGATGGGGGAGCAACAAATAAGCTGATTTTCAGTTTGGGGCGAGGCGCATGCGTGACTTGCAGGAGTTCACAAAACAAATTGTTTCGTCCTTCAATTTTTGCGATCTTCGCATCAGCTAAGAGCCCTTCTCCATTCATTAAAAGTAATTCATCGCCCTCTTTCATTCTGAGGGTTTGCAAAATGTGACGAGACTCAGTTTTATCAATTTTTACTAATTGACCCACCTCGAACAATTCATCACAAAAAAACTTACGCATCAACTGACTCACGCTTACAATTTTTAATCGAGATAAGTGAAAAAATGATGTAGACAAAAGCAATACCTAAACAAAGGGGATGCTCAATGATGGCCGTAAACTTTTCCTCATCAATGAGCTTTTCTGTCGAGTAATAAATCAATAACACTGCTAAAGCGTTGTTGATAAAATGCACCAGGGCTGATTGATAAATCGAACCGCTTTTCCAAACGATATAAGCCATATACGCACCCATGAGAGTCAAAGCAGGCATATTAGCCACTGACATGTGCAAGGCGCCAAATAATAAGCCATTGAGGGTGATAGCAGAAGCGGTCTTCCAACCCTTGCTCGCATTGAGTAAAACTCCTCGAAAGAGAAACTCTTCGCAAATAGCTGGTGTTAAAGCCACAATAAAGAGCGCCACGACAAGGCCATTATTTTGAACGATGTCGACCACAACTTGAGCTGACTCTTCGCCGTCGGAAGGGAAGCCCGCTTTCGTTAATAGGCGTTTCAAACCTTGCGCTAAAACAATGATTGCGGGAACGGAGAAAGCGAGAATGACAGCTAACTTAACTGAGCCGGGGCGTAGGCTCAAAATATCCGTAAATTTTGTTCGAGTTTTCTTGAGGTAATAAAGCGGCAAAAAGACGAAGATTAAAAACTGCGACAAGGGCAAGCCTAGCGCCACATTCCATGTTTGTAAGCGCGTTCCTAAAAGCAAAAATAAAGCGGCGCAAGTGAGAAATATCATCGCGCCTTCTTCAGGAATGATTTGCTGATTACCCTGCTTGTCTTTTAATTTGAAGGCAGCAGCAATGCCTCCACCTTTATTCCAATAAGACTCACTCTGCAAGAGGTTAATGGTCATGCGAATAAAAAAGGCCAAGAGGATAAAGTTACTGATGAAAAACAGCCAGAGTTGATCCCAGTAATATTTCCCGAGAAAGAGGTCCTGTAAGATCAAGCAAAAGTTGAGGCCGGGGACTAAAGAGAATTGCCAAGAGCTCTCCACACCAGGCTGAGTACTAAACATCACGGGAAGCAGCATTAGAATGAGTATGGGGCTCAGGTAGTGAGAAGCTTCTTGACGTGTTGAGGCCGATGAAGTAATAAAGACTATCAGCGCACTCAAAGTTAAGGCTGAAGCCACGAGGACTGCGAGTATGATGGGAAAGGAAACAAAGTCAGGCAAAAAAGTTTCGGGTAAAACCATCTCTGTTCCCGTCGTACTTTTTGCGAGCAAGTAGCCAATATTACTAAAAGTGATGCCCATAAAAATAACGTTGAGTAAGCCCGACAAAAAACCTATTGTGGTTACAGTCAAAAGTTTCGCAGCGACAATTTCGGCGTATTTTGCGGGAGTACATAAAAGTGTTTCTAGAGTTCCCGACTCGCGTTCCCCCGCCGTGGTCTCTTGCGCCATTAAACCGGCCGCAACAGTTAGCATGACTAAGATTAAACCTGGGAGAATTTTCCCTGCAAGGAAGCGCCCTTCTTGTTTCTCTGAATTTGTTTTAATGAGGTCAATTTGCAATGGCCGCAAAAAACTTTTTTCTAAGCCTAACTTTTCTAAATTCTCGTCCCTGAGCTCTCGATTAATGCGATCGAACTCAATTTGCACCATATCCAAAATGTAAAGGGACTGACTATTTGTGCTATCATAAGAAATAGCAATTTTGGGAATTGTATCGGAAAATTCATTTTCGGAAAACTCGATACTGAGTAAAGTCGTTTCTTCTTGCTCAGCATCTCGACTGAATACTAAATTCTCGCTTTCCACTTTAGACAATAAATTTAAATCATCCCCTTTCACAAAAACCGTGTAGGTCTGAGACTGAAGTTTACTTTCTTGTACGGAACGCATTTGCGCCGTCACTAAAAGTAAGCCGGGGTATAAAAAAGCCGGGATGAAAATCATCAGCAAAAGAGTTCGTGTATCGCGAACGAACTCACGTAACTCCTTAGTAAAAATCAGCTGAACTAACTTCCAATTCACAAAAACTTCATCCCTTTATTACTAAACTAAATAATCACTTCGCACATGAGTGGAAAGTGATTATTCGAGTAAGAATATTTAAAAAATATTAAATTGACTGCTTTTTACAAAAGTAGGCCACAAGACCTAATGCAAGTAAAACGATGACTGCAAGTGCCTGAGCATTATCAAAAGCGTGATTGTGGCTCATAAAAGATTCGTGGGCAAGTAATTGATTCGTCATATTTT includes:
- a CDS encoding ABC transporter permease subunit/CPBP intramembrane protease, which codes for MNWKLVQLIFTKELREFVRDTRTLLLMIFIPAFLYPGLLLVTAQMRSVQESKLQSQTYTVFVKGDDLNLLSKVESENLVFSRDAEQEETTLLSIEFSENEFSDTIPKIAISYDSTNSQSLYILDMVQIEFDRINRELRDENLEKLGLEKSFLRPLQIDLIKTNSEKQEGRFLAGKILPGLILVMLTVAAGLMAQETTAGERESGTLETLLCTPAKYAEIVAAKLLTVTTIGFLSGLLNVIFMGITFSNIGYLLAKSTTGTEMVLPETFLPDFVSFPIILAVLVASALTLSALIVFITSSASTRQEASHYLSPILILMLLPVMFSTQPGVESSWQFSLVPGLNFCLILQDLFLGKYYWDQLWLFFISNFILLAFFIRMTINLLQSESYWNKGGGIAAAFKLKDKQGNQQIIPEEGAMIFLTCAALFLLLGTRLQTWNVALGLPLSQFLIFVFLPLYYLKKTRTKFTDILSLRPGSVKLAVILAFSVPAIIVLAQGLKRLLTKAGFPSDGEESAQVVVDIVQNNGLVVALFIVALTPAICEEFLFRGVLLNASKGWKTASAITLNGLLFGALHMSVANMPALTLMGAYMAYIVWKSGSIYQSALVHFINNALAVLLIYYSTEKLIDEEKFTAIIEHPLCLGIAFVYIIFSLISIKNCKRESVDA
- a CDS encoding RsmE family RNA methyltransferase, whose translation is MRKFFCDELFEVGQLVKIDKTESRHILQTLRMKEGDELLLMNGEGLLADAKIAKIEGRNNLFCELLQVTHAPRPKLKISLFVAPPSNGTLALILKQAVELGVHSVYLMACQYSVSKSKKEKNVQAELISAAKQSGNPYLPKVLSGLTFKEALALAPANNFYGAVPSDDFSAPENSIGEAGVWIGPEGGFSDSELQEIQKLPACPLAIGPYILRVETAVNSVCSVLMSKYGQA